The Lolium rigidum isolate FL_2022 chromosome 1, APGP_CSIRO_Lrig_0.1, whole genome shotgun sequence region tagctatatgatgactataaataatatgacatcttgttatagccaacagttggctatactattggaattgctctgatAGCTCCTTAGAATACGGATTGTGATTACTAGATAAGCAGTTATTAGGAAACAATCAATCTGTAATTACTAGGAGAGAATCAATGGCAGCCACTAGCCACGCCCCGACGTTTAGAATCACAAGACCTCCACGTCACCAATCCAGGCAATAAATTTGGATCCCTACATCTGTGTGCCTAACAAcagctagagagagagaggggggcgaAAATTTACCTCCAACCTCATCTTTCCGCCATAGCACTCCCTCGTGCCTCGAAAATTTGAACTCCAACCTTGGCTTCCACCAGCCTATATATACTAGAAGAGGTGTATCTaacgcgtgcgtcgcgtgtgacttagactttgactcttgctcggagaggagaggagaggagaggagactcTGATATAGGGGGGCGAGAACCATGGATGAAGGTTTGAGCACGCGGCTGCGCCAGGGAGATATGAATCCCTGGACGACTCTTCAGGCATGCCATGGATGAGGTTGGGCACGCGGCTGCACCATTGATGAAGGTTTGAGCAGCACCATGGCGTCAATCCGATTGCcatccggccggccggcctcgAGCGACTTTTCTCGAGATGCGATCTAGCAACAGGTATGTAACTACCTCCCATACCTAGGATCTGTTTCTTGAGTTTTTCTTGCCTGGTTGGTGCATGGGTTGATCCGTTGATTAGTATTTACCGGCCCGCCATCAGAGAGATACATACGTCTTTGCCCGCATATATGACGGTCGGCGAGGCGGATGGGGGCCAAACCccatccgctcctccgcctctccgcctcccgccgtCGATGATTGTGTCGCCTGGCACTTGGAGAAGAATGAGGTATGCTCCACCAGGAGTGCGTACCACCTGGGCTGAAGTACCGAAACAGAGCCTGTGACAGATCTAGTTCAGAATATGATGGAGCTCGTTCTGCACAACTCAACAAAAGAGTCTAAACACGGTCGTTATGCTGACGGTGTGGAGTATCTGACGAGAGATGAATGGGAGGGTCTTAGAAAATAAGTATAATCCTTTACAACAGATCTTAGTTCAAATCAAGTCAGATGCGAGGTGTTGGGAGGATCAATATAAATATTAATTTGTTTGGTTGCGAAGCAGAATCTTTCCTGTTTAGATATATTGGAATTCCTGTTCACTACTGTAAACTAAACAATGGAGAATGGAAACCACCTATGATCATTTTGAGAGAAAGATCTTAAGTTGGGTGGCCAAATTACTAACTAATTTAATTTTAACTAGCATACCGATGGCTATGTTATCCTTTTATAAAATACCTACAGGGGTAAGAACAGGATTGGACTTTTTTAGATCAAGATTTTTCTGGCAAAGGGGTGAACACAAGAGAAAGTATAGATTTACTCGGCGGAACATTATTTGTAGACCCAAAGATCAGGAGGGACCTGGAGTGAAAGTTTTAGAGATCAAAATAAATGTGTTTATTAAGTAAGTGGATTTTTGAACTCTTATTAAGTGAACAGGGAGTATGGCAGAAATTAATTGGTAATAAATATTTGCATTCCAAGTCTTCGTCCCAAGTAAAGTCAAAGTCTTCGGACTTCCCATTTTGGAAGGGCCTTATGAAATTTAAAGAAGAGTTATTTCAACGTGGTCATTTTAATGTCGGTAGCAGCGAAGACACCTGTTTTTCAGAAGATACGTGTCTAGGGAACACGCCTCTTTCCCAACAATATTCATCCTTACATAGTACAATGAAAATAAGTTTCAGACCCTAATGTTATGTCTCAAGTGCCACTAATAAATATAGGTTTTGGGCAAGCACTAACCGAAAATAGAGCAGCAGACAGATGGATCCATTTGGTTCGGCGCTTAATGGATGTTCATTTAACCAAGCAACCTAATTTTTTGTTTGGAAACTAACAAATGTAGTTCTTTCACGATTAAGTCCGTGTATATCGGTTATACTACTCCTAGAGTAGACAATTTCAGGATACCAACGTTTTGCCTTACCAAAATGTTGGTCATGCCGAACTTTTTTGGCCATTGTTTGGATCGGTACCAATTTTGGAAAATCTGTTACCACAGCGTTTCACATTTTGAGCCTAGGCAAAGGTTTCCAGACACATTTTGACACAGTAGGCAGTTTTTCACATAACTGAAAGAAGGTATGCATGCAGATTGTATAACAGGCGCTTTTCGGCCTGTGTCATCCTGGTACAGGGGCCGTGCTAATGTTTTTCTGTATCTACATGTTTTCATAAATGTCTCCTAAGAGACGACACACCACATGAATCAAAGTATTTCGTGGCTACCAGCTATATATAAGAAAGATAAATGTTAATTGCGACTGATTGACCCTCATACGCTATCACTCCAGCAGCAGCTCTGACCTTTGAGCACTTCATCTATGAGATTAATTATTACCAGTTCATTTCCATCTCGATCGCAGTTAATTATCTTCACGGACGAAGAGGATCCATGTGTGAGTCGCTCCTTAATGCGACACCTGCAGGCTTTATCCGCCTCGTATCTTGTCGGGGACTCAAGGTCGATGGCATCGCATGCCACGCAAGTTTTACTACCACACAACATGATTCCACGCAACCCCACAGCTCGTTCCATGACAAATCTTATATAGTTTGTCGCCTTGTCTTCCTCCTCGAACCCTATCATCACCAGCAACCTTAAGTTCAGGTGCTTCAGATCCTTGGATGGTTCCCACACCACGTTGGCCTTCTCGGCACTGAACTCGGACGTTTTGACGCATGAATGACGAGCCCGGCTTAAAGGCTGAGCTACTGGTTGGAAGGAACATTCAATCTTCCCACTTCACCGTGTGTTTTCATTCAGGTGCCTTCTTAGTAGTAATACAAACATTAGTTGTTTAGCTATTCTATCATTGCACTTACTTTTGTGCAACTTCTTCAATCAAATTATTATATTCCTAATTCTTGTTGTGGTGTCAGGGGCCGAGGACCTCCATATTGACGCGTGGAAGGTCATATTCATCCTATTCTGCATCACCTAGTCTCTCAAGAAAGGTGAGTCCAACATCACTTGTGCTTTTTTTAGCCTACCACGGCAAACATTTTGttgaatatttgcttgcatttttctgatcttgTTGTTCACTGCTAACTGATTAATTGTGAACACTTTGTCAGGCACCAAGAATGGTATCAAGGAGTCCTAGTCCTAGATGGTAAGTTCTGGTGTTACATTAGCGTGTGTTTTGCATCATTTCCAGACATGAAGATAATGTAGCAACCCGCGCATCTTAACTAAAATGTTACATCTCATGGGTCCTAGAGGaaagagcatctctagcggtagcaggaggaggagctcGCCTTCTGCCTGGTGCAAGTACAAGTCTATGTTATGTGTGACATTGGCAGGTAAAACTTCTTTTCTAATTGGCATTGTAGGCGAACTCATAGTTTAATTTTATGTCATTTGAAAGCATGATGTGTTAAACTATTGATGTGGTTGATCTTCATTTCCTGAATGATTTGACTATTGGATTGATCAATTATCATCCAACCTTGATCATCACATATAAAAGTATAAAGTAATTTTACTTTGGATGGGCGTGATTAATTCTAAGTTTAAGACACTTTTGTTTTTGTTAATAATCTGGTGATGATTACATGTCGAGGAAAAAGCGAGGCCCCTCGTGCGCCGGCGAGAAGACGTAGTACAACTCGACGGTCTTCGCGCGGCCTGACCTACGACTCCCCTCAACACGGCGGTGACCAGGTACGTTGTACGTACCAATTGCCGTTGATGGTCGCTGTAACACCGAGAGtccaagaaatgatgaacggcgaCGACAAGATCAGGCCAAGAGCTCGGCTTGAGACGCAGCTGAAACAGTGTTGAAATGCAGCGGAGACGGCGGACAAGGAGCAGAGGAAGGTTCAGTTCAGTCCGGCGCGGTGACATGACGGCAGCGGCAGGAGCGACGCACAGAGGGGACCGGGCACATGCCGCGCGTCTCCACTACGTCGTCGCCGGTGCGGGCAGGCGTGGCACGTCAGCGTGAGCGGACGACGTCGCCATCCCCGGAAGAGCCGTTGTTGCCGCTTCCGTACCACATAGTAGCTGGGAACGATGGTGCCGTCACAGATCGAGACACGTCTGAGAAGAAGAACGAGAAAACTGCGCACGAGAATACGGCGGGACACACCAGACGGTGGTGCATTATGGGGCAATGAGCACGTCGGAGATGGCGCCGCCCCGGTTCGTTTCAGTGCCCGTACGTCCTCCTCGCTGCATGCCATTGATCAAGCTGCCGCTGCAGTTTCAAGAGCAGTGAAGAAAACATGTCGCTGGACGGACAGAGCATTAACTGATGGCCCCATGAGCCACGGGCAAAGAATTAACTGCTGGCCCTCTCAGTCACCAACTAATCGTATTTCCGTTTGTATTCGAAAGCAGATTTAgaagagagaattccttatatgACACTAGTCTTAAATTTGATGTCTTATATGACACCATCAACTTTTTTGCTTCCTCATGTCACCTGTTGTATAAAATTTATGCCTTATATGACACTGTCGTCGATTCTGTTAACTTGTTCCGTCACTTTTTGCTCATCTGGACCAAAATACCCCCATTTTCCGTTTCTCCGTTGCCATGTTTGACTTGATCAACCACAGCCTTCACGCACTGAACAAACACCGAGCCCGCACCCTCACGCGTCGGGGCGGAACCCTAGCAGCAGCAGCGTGAGTCAGCGGCGGCGGGCAAGGACCGGCGGCCGAGGGTGCCATGGAGCAGGCACCGGCATGTGTTACATGTGTTAACTACTTGtgttaactacttttattatttacATTGCAACTATATGTGTTAACTACTTTTTCTATGGTTCATGTGTGAATCCGGTTGCTTATGTCACTTGTTGAGATTTGTTCAATCGATTATATACATATAAACTGTGCAGGGGCTATGGCATCAAAATACAAGGGAGGTTCTGCCAATTTTTTGAATTATCGTTTCAGTTATTATTAGTATATTTATATAGTTAAATAACTGTTGAATTTTTGTCACACATTGCACCAAGGGCAGAACTAACTTTGTATGTGAAAAGTTGACACCGTTAGCTCAAAAATGCACTAGAGTGTCATACGAGGCATAcattttgtaacatcccaaaaatttcaaatcaataaagagaCAAATTCCATTCTTCAAAATTTGGAACCCACAAAAACTTTAATTGATTTATATGTGTTGCATAGTATTAATGCATGTTTGTGTGACATTGCCATGAGGTGTGTTTGAAGTGCTTGATAATgttgctaaaccctaaaccttgatcattggatcaaagagagagaaagaaaaagaaaagaaagataaaaataacaccacatatgagcctatggctatttttgcaaaaatcTAACCTAGGCCATTATGctttgtgccaatggtttggaaacataactaaacacataataatcacttttgaatcaatgaaataccaagaaaatcaaaagaaaaggcaaaactcactcacataagataatggtcaaatctgacttttatatcagggtacccactttgagcccctgtattaagagatttctaaactaaacttgcaCAACTCGATTTTCTTCATGCTATGAAAGCACCCCGGCGGGGTGATGAGCAGAGTGAGGTGGAAGATCATTTGAGAGGTGATCACGGACTTAACAAGGACCCCACATCTGGCCACATTGATTTTTTTACCGTCCCAAGCGACAAGCTTTCCGGCCATTTTATCTTTGTGTGGTGGTAAGTCCACCCTTTTAAGTTGCCAAATGAGAGCGGGAGACCAAGATACTTTACTGGAAATGTTGTACGGATCACCTATAGGCCATTGAGCACATCATCAAGATCGATGTCCTGACATTGAATGGGAACCACCGAGCTCTTCATGCTATCAGGTGATGTCGGTGTTTCAACTTCAAGTTGTTTATGTAGTGATGATGTGTTTCACCTTCAACTGCTTCTAATTCAACGATGATGTGTTTCAACTTGAACTGATTTTTTGTAGTACCGATTGTTAGAATATATGTACATCTGAGATTAGACTAAGATTAGATCTTCTTGTAATCCAAGTCCTCTCCCCACAATGTACCTCTCTATATACCCCACAGGGTCATTGCAATAAAATACACAATTCTAGggtttcaatatttccaatatggTATCAGAGGAGTTAGCCTCACGGCGACGATCCTAGGGTTCCCCACCACTTCCGCATCGCGCCGCTCCTGGGGAGATCTCTCCTCGGGGGCGCGACACCCGATCTCAATCAAAGATTAGATCGGTTCTTTAGTTTAGATCTTAGATCAAATTTAAGTTCTTCGATTAGATTCAATAGATAAATAAAATCCCCAAATCATTCGACGCTCAGCTGAAATTCCGTAGAAACCGGTAGTTCAATCAGTGTCCGTCCAGCTTCAGATCGCAGCCGCAACGACCAGCATGCCCAGATTAGGAGTTAGAAGATGCCACCAGAAGCAAGTTTCCGAAATTGTGCCAATGATTAAATCAATTTATTAGTCGGGGGAGTGTTGGAATTAAAGTTAACAATGACATAGGTCACTATTTTCCGAGTCAAAAAAGGTTTGAGACAAGGCAATCTGCTACCACATGTGTTATTACTCTAATCACAAATATGTTAGCAATTTTAATTGCAAGAGCGAAGGAAGATGATCAAGTAGATGGATTAATACCTCATTTAGTTGATGGCGGTATATCCATATTATAGTAGACCGGCGATAAAATTATTTTCATggagaacaatttacaaaaagcgCTCAACATGAAATTGATATTATGCATCTTTGAACAATTATCGAGATTGAAAAATACCTTTCATAAGAGCAAAGTTTTTTGTTTCGATAAACCAAAAGAAGTTGAGGATCAATATAAATATTAATTTGTTTGGTTGCGAAGCCGAATCTTTCCTGTTTAGATATATTGGAATTCCTGTTCACTACTGTAACCTAAACAATGGAGAATGGAAACCACCTATGATCATTTTGAGAGAAAGATCTTAAGTTGGGGTGCCAAATTACAAACTAATTTAATTTTAACTAGCATACCGATGGCTATGTTATGCTTTTATAAAATACCTACAGTGGTAAGAACATGATTGGACTTTTTTAGATCAAGATTTTTCTGGCAAAAGGATGGACACAAGAGAAACTATAGATTTACTCGGCGGAACATTATTTGTAGACCCAAAAATCAGGAGGGACTTGGAGTGAAAGTTTTAGAGATCAAAATAAGTGTGTTTATTAAGTAAGTGGATTTTTGAACTCTTATTAAGTGAACAGGGAGTATGGCAGAAATTAATTCGTAATAAATATTTGCATTCCAAGTCTTCGTCCCAAGTAAAGTCAAAATCTTCGGACTTCCCATTTTGGAAGGGCCTTATGAAATTTAAAGAAGAGTTATTTCAAGGTGGTCATTTTAATGTCGGTAGCAGCGAAGACACCAGTTTTTCAGAAGATACGTGTCTAGGGAACACGCCTCTTTCCCAACAATATTCATCCTTACATAGTACAATGAAAATAAGTTTCAGACCCTAATGTTATGTCTCAAGTGCCACTAATAAATATAGGTTTTGGGCAAGCACTAACCGAAAATAGAGCAGCAGACAGATGGATCCATTTGGTTCGGCGCTTAATGGATGTTCATTTAACCAAGCAACCTAATTTTTTGTTTGGAAACTAACAAATCTAGCTCTTTCACGATTAAGTCCATGCATGTATATCGGTTATACTACTCCTAGAGTAGACAATTTCAGGATACCAACGTTTTGCCTTACCAAAATGTTGGTCACGCCGAACTTTTTTGGCCATTGTTTGGATCGGTACCAATTTTGGAAAATCTATTACCACAACGTTTCACATTTTGAGCCTAGGCAAAGGTTTCCACTTTCCAGACACATTTTTTGACACAGTAGGCAGTTTCTCACATAACTGAAAGAAGGTATGCATGCAGATTGTATAATAGGCGCTTTTCGGCCTGTGTCATCCTGGTGCAGGGGTCGTGCTAATATTTTTCTGTATCTACATGTTTTCATAAATGTCTCCTAAGAGATGACACACCACATGAATCAAAGTATTTCCTGGCTACCAGCTCTATATAACTAAGATAAATGTAAATTGCGACTTATTGACCCTCATACGCTATCACTCCAGCAGCAGTTGTGACCTTTGAGCACTTCATCTATGAGATTAATTATTACCAGTTCATTTCCATCTCGATCGCAGTTAATTATCTTCACGGACGAAGAGGATCCATGTGTGAGTCGCTCCTTAATGCGACACCTGCAGGCTTTATCCGCCTTGTATCTTGTCGGGGACTTGAGGTCGATGGCATCGCATGCCTCGCAAGTTTTACTACCACACAACATGATTCCATGCAACCCCACAGCTCGTTCCATGACAAATCTTATATAGTTTGTCGCCTTGTCTTCCTCCTCGAACCCTATCATCACCAGCAACCTTAAGTTCAGGTGCTTCAGATCCTTTGATGGTTCCCACACCACGTTGGCCTTCTCGGCACTGAACTCGGACGTTTTGACGCAGGAATGACGAGCCCGGATTAACTTCACGCATGGACACCCACCGAAGAGAAAAGAATGTAGCAAAATTTAAGTCAAATAaatctttgcaaaaaaaaagtcgcATCATCGATCAACACTAGTATTAAAGTTTGAGATTCCCTGTAGAGTGTTTGGAGGAATTTGCATGAACAAAACCCCATATACACTAAGGCAAATGCATATGCTTCAGGGATTCCTATCAAGTTACAGCTGTATATATTATTATAAGTGTTAAGCTGTTCGCTTCGACCATGATACTTTGTAATAAAGCGGGTGATGTGTACTACACTATTACTCGAAGCAGATGGCAAGGATTTGCTCTTTTTCAAATAAAAGTAAACATATAAGGTAACAGACTTACAGGAAGGTGAGATAGCAGACTTACTATAAACATTTGCAGTGCAGGTGCAGCTTCAAGGATAAACAGGGTCCAGTTCAGATCACACTCAGGAAAGATATGCCAAAGCCACAAATCCTTGAGATTGCGGAATATAGGAGTGAGCAGTTTCGGATGTTCAGGCTTAATCCAAATCTGCAGGAAGAAGACAAACGCATAGATTAAATCGGTAGAGAAGAAACATCATAACAAACTGTATGTAGGGTGCAGAAATTAAAGAGACTACCATTTGGCAGCTAAAATTAAGATGCAGCTGCGACAGGCTCGTGACATCCGTTGTGAGGCACTCGCTGAGCGCGAAGGGCGCCTGCCCCACCCCTGCATGAGAACAGAGGATCACGGAGCGAAGTTGAGGTACATAGCCGAGGCGCAGCGGGGCGTTCTCGGAGTTCCAACACTCGCACATGAGATGCGTCAGCTTTGGCAGAGAAACAAGCTCGATCCGCATGCAACTACAGCGGACGAATTCGAGGCTCTGAATTGCAGAGTTGGGCACGTCGATCTCGAGCGCAGAGTGCCAACCGAATGTGCAGGATGTTAAGGAGAGGTGCTGGAGCCTATCGCAAGCGCCCATGAGGCTGGGCAGGTCGGCGTCCCCGAGGTCGAGGCTCGTGAGCCATAGGTCGGTGAGCCACCGGAAGGCGATGGGGCAGGCATGAGAGAAGGACATGAATTGCTGACCAAGCTCGGTGCGGCCGACGGCTGTCAGGTCAGAGTCAGATGTAGGCGGAAGTACCTCGAACTCGAGGCATTCGGTGTGGCCACGGCTCACGGTGTCCTCGACGGCGCGGCCGATGGAGGTCGGGTTAGGGGCTGAGAGGTGGAAGCGGAGGCCGAGGGTCTTGATGGAACGCTTGCTGTTGCAGTCGCACTTGCAATCCAGCAACCTGCACACCGCACCCGCGAACGCGTCCATGCTCTCGAGCGGCGCTCTGCCCTGGAACTGGAAGTTGTCGACGTCGAGGTCCACGCGCGAGAGCTGGTGCGGGAGGTGCCGCCACCGCGTGGAGACCGCGCCGGCGCGGACCGCCTCATGCAGGGTGAGGCGTTCGAGGATTGCGAGGAGGAGATCGTCCGGTAATGCGCTGATTCGATCTCTATCTTGGCCGACTTTGGACGGCCGTGACTCCATGATTGGAACCCCGGTTGATCTGATCAGGATTGCTATTGTAGTTTGGTGGTACAGTTAgtatctctactaataagttacgattcggtggtgttggtaggttaAAAAAAAACTGAACAAAGAGTTTGGTACGTCAAAAAGACCGATTCATCCGTCTTGCCTGCTGTTTTGGACTTTTTTTTTGAGCTGCTGTTTTGGACTTTGGTACGTCAAAAAGACCGGTGCCTGCTGTCTTGGATTTTATGGATGGCTAAAAAAGTCGCTGGATCGTCCGCTTGATGGTCTACGGGATTCTGGTTCCATACGTTGTGATTAGTATCCGGACCTGACTCGTTCTCCCCGCGGACGCCCTCCTGCACACCATCCTCTACTTATACACGTACGTGGCTGATCAAATCGGGGCATCGCAGGTGCCCGTCAGTGTATCTTCCATCGGCACCACGACAGAGAAACACGGATGAAGCCTTGGCCCGGAGTTTCAGTCACGACAAGTCAGGCGCCGCTAGCTGCTGCACGCTAGCTgttcctcctccggctccggcaaGGGCCTGGAGGCGCACGTCCATGATGATTTCCTAGGTTTCGTCCGTCCCTCTTGCATGGTTTCGTCGTCCGATGTTCCGTGGACCGATCGCTTGGGCCGTGTCCTAGCTGATCACGGGATTGATCGCTGGGAGCTGTGTCAGGCGATGGTGTTTGAAACTTTGAATAGAGTACGTATAGCAAACCACATTATCGTGTAAGCAAACCCTGCCCATATGTCCTGATCTCTGCCTAATCaagtcgccgccgccggagcggacCAGCAGCCGGAGGTGAACAAGCTAACGTCGACTCCAGCCTCGATCCGTGTCGCTGCTTGGCGTAAGCCCGTTCGAGCACAGATTGGCAAGCGATCTCTTCCGTGCCCGACAAGAGAACTCCACGTTGCCGGTTCGGCAATAAGGACTCACAGTGTTCTAGCTTCGGCTAGGTTCTGTGGGCGGTGGCGGAGCACGCCGAGCACATCTTCTACTGGCTTAGAAACGGGGCGCACTCGGCCAGGTGCGTTGTGCATTGTGCTTCACGTGTAAGTTTCTAACACACCATCGGCCATCCTCGATCAGTGCCGACCACGCCGGCCGGACAGACGTGAAGTAGTTGTGCGACAGTATGAGGTTGGGGAGGCGGCCGGCCTGTACGGCAAGGTTGCAAAGCGCATCGGAAACCTGCCAATAGAGGTGATTCCGATTCCCTGCGAGTTGAGCTGCTCGACACTGCTGAGAGCGACATGAGAAGGATGTTGGGGGTATTGGGCCAGTAAGCTAGTTCACGCCGCCGTGGATGACAGATGTATTGCTCAGCATAACGATCTCGTACGTGGGTGTCAGTCGGAGAGCTGGTTGTTGAGGCATGAGGAGGAACGCCTCAACGAGAGTGTGTTTTGCTTACCCGGGGATTGGGTCGGTGAGCTTGTTGTTCGCAAGGGCAACATAGCTGAACTTGGAGAGTACGAGGTTGGGCCTGAAGAGAGACCTGAAATCAAGGTTGTTGCAATCTTTGCTCCCCACCCTATACAACTTCCGTGAAGGATTGCTTGACGAGATTGCTCTCGTGATCTCCTTGCTTGCGGTGACCTGATGCCCAGCCACGGTAGGCAAGAGTTCACAAAAACTGACCTGACCTTCATTTGAGGTGCCGAGCATGTGTatttgttagagatatatttggtataggtatattagatagtttaggatttgtaatctctacctaccatatctctaggagagctatcttagcctccaaatcttgtaccactatatatactcgtccgagaggctcaatacaacattcatcatattccgcatatctctctatccttcaacatggtatcagagtggcgccgatcctaacctagccaccgcccaagcttccgcgccgcccccggggaggtcgatctccatgatctactccgggggccgcgcaacccgtataagggttcgtccgccgatctgttgatccgctgccctcgagtcttttttttccaatccgtagattagtTTTCTTTTTGCACCGCCgatcgctcgaccggcgttttcttttctggttttgccgatcatagatcggattgagtcgcccaccgccgccaTCATCACGcgccttgtaatatcccaggtttagaggttacaaatgagagaacaccaaagtgtgcattgcatccatgcatagaaaatccggggaattttcgcgcttcaaataaaacttaccacagtaactgaagtttcacttgacttgctggaattgaagtagctcatcaagtcaagcgctataaacttcactgtgatatttgctaaaaccttattttgggtagagatgatttgatctatggattagaccaaatgtaattagctttacaacaacacattctttaagaatcaaaccctaacttattaacacttaaaagttagcaactacctttgtgtgtaaattaattcacttctaaacttattaccaaataaggtaaaccacagggtctaaagtgcataaaagccacacattcttatttaaatcataacttattaaatacatggaatatcataaaactaaatccatttacattacaaattatagttcaaactatttgaataaaactaactatgagtattttgaaactcatatgatcatgccttggtgaaatcaaaaccaactatccaaatttgaggaataaccttcaaccttgatcttttgatcaatattataatataaatcccatccaatatgatatagtgactcatccacaataataaaaccatccacaagatatttagtaacaaatgccacttggctatccaaaaataaatcacatgagaggataatgaacttgccacataggatgaaaatatctacatgacttgctttccaagctatgccacctcatgatcaaaggattgctatggatgagggaatgacaaccaagcaccttactcatcaaatcaaaacaagagtcaccacctatgtgtcatgatactagagcttgcccaagcctataaatagagccacacccttcatccatttgctcatcaagtaccatgatacatgggaacaaacacatagagccactccatgtgaattagctaggatcaagatgaagaagctaggaggtggaggcataccacaagatgaaggtttatcagatttcctgaagaacaagctacataatattgcaaggtagaatccctaggcaaaccatatatttagaggatcatatcatcgtatcttgagtaggaccttaggctattacaaaacatttagaagtgagagagattatagatgctaaccatagccatgtctatcctagagaattttagagtagtattacatcttacttgtttaaaccaacctttaatcttgtagatgaaagccatgttctattagtgaaacataaccaaagcttatgctcatattctaatcctagttgtgtatcacattggtgatcaccacttaaaccctaaacttcatttgaattccaacccatggattaac contains the following coding sequences:
- the LOC124683915 gene encoding uncharacterized protein LOC124683915, which produces MESRPSKVGQDRDRISALPDDLLLAILERLTLHEAVRAGAVSTRWRHLPHQLSRVDLDVDNFQFQGRAPLESMDAFAGAVCRLLDCKCDCNSKRSIKTLGLRFHLSAPNPTSIGRAVEDTVSRGHTECLEFEVLPPTSDSDLTAVGRTELGQQFMSFSHACPIAFRWLTDLWLTSLDLGDADLPSLMGACDRLQHLSLTSCTFGWHSALEIDVPNSAIQSLEFVRCSCMRIELVSLPKLTHLMCECWNSENAPLRLGYVPQLRSVILCSHAGVGQAPFALSECLTTDVTSLSQLHLNFSCQMIWIKPEHPKLLTPIFRNLKDLWLWHIFPECDLNWTLFILEAAPALQMFIPLSRARHSCVKTSEFSAEKANVVWEPSKDLKHLNLRLLVMIGFEEEDKATNYIRFVMERAVGLRGIMLCGSKTCVACDAIDLESPTRYEADKACRCRIKERLTHGSSSSVKIINCDRDGNELVIINLIDEVLKGQSCCWSDSV